A segment of the Pseudomonas versuta genome:
TGACGGCCTGCGTGGGCATGTTTCTGGAGCGCACCATCATTCGCCACCTCTACGGCCGGCCGCTGGAAACCCTGCTCGCCACCTGGGGCATCAGCCTGATCCTGATTCAACTGGTGCGGGTGCTGTTCGGCGCGCAAAACGTCGAGGTGGCCAACCCGGCCTGGCTCTCGGGCGGGCTGCAAGTGCTGCCCAACCTGGTGCTGCCGTACAACCGGCTGGTGATCATCGTCTTCGCCCTGGCCGTGGTGTTCCTGACCTGGCTGCTGCTGAACAAAACGCGCCTGGGCCTGAACGTGCGTGCGGTCACCCAGAACCGCAACATGGCGGCTTGCTGCGGCGTACCCACCGGCCGTGTCGACATGCTCGCCTTTGGCCTCGGCTCGGGGATTGCCGGGCTCGGCGGCGTGGCCTTGAGCCAGATCGGCAACGTCGGCCCGGACCTGGGCCAGGGCTACATCATCGACTCGTTTCTGGTGGTGGTGCTGGGTGGCGTCGGCCAACTGGCGGGCACGGTATACGCGGCCTTCGGCCTGGGCATCGCGAACAAGATTCTTGAACCGCAGATCGGCGCCGTGCTGGGCAAAATCCTGATCCTGGGGCTGATCATTCTGTTTATCCAGAAGCGTCCGCAAGGTCTCTTCGCGCTTAAAGGACGGGTGATCGACTGATGAATCAACCTCTGATGATTACTGCCACGCAAAAGGCCGGGCCTGCCGTCACCGCCATTGTCGGTGGCCTGGTATTGCTGGTGCTGCTGGCCCTGCCGTTGCTGTCGCTGCTGCCTGCCGACAGCCCGTTTCAGGTCTCGGCCTATACCCTGACGCTGACGGGCAAGATCCTCTGCTATGCCATCGTTGCCCTGGCGCTGGATCTGGTCTGGGGCTACGCCGGTCTGCTGTCGCTGGGCCACGGCCTGTTCTTCGCCCTGGGCGGCTACGCCATGGGCATGTACCTGATGCGCCAGGCCTCGGGCGATGAATTGCCGGCCTTTATGACCTTTCTGTCGTGGACCGAGTTGCCCTGGTACTGGATCGGCACCGAGCATTTCTGGTGGGCCATGTGCCTGGTGGTGCTGGCCCCCGGTTTGCTGGCGCTGGTGTTCGGCTTTTTCGCCTTCCGTTCGCGGATCAAGGGCGTGTATTTCTCGATCATGACCCAGGCCCTGACCTTCGCCGGGATGCTCCTGTTTTTCCGTAACGAGACCGGCTTTGGCGGCAACAACGGCTTCACCAACTTTCGCAGCATTCTGGGTTTTGGCATCACCGAGCCCGGCACCCGCGCGGTGCTGTTTTTCGCCACCGTGATGTTGCTGGTGGCCAGCCTGTTTCTCGGCTGGCGCCTGGCGCGCAGTAAATTCGGGCGCGTGCTGACTGCGCTGCGCGACGCTGAAAACCGCCTGATGTTCTGCGGCTACGACCCTCGCGGCTTCAAGCTGTTCGTCTGGGTGCTCAGTGCTGTGTTATGCGGCCTGGCCGGAGCGCTGTATGTACCGCAAGTGGGCATTATCAACCCCGGC
Coding sequences within it:
- the urtC gene encoding urea ABC transporter permease subunit UrtC, translated to MNQPLMITATQKAGPAVTAIVGGLVLLVLLALPLLSLLPADSPFQVSAYTLTLTGKILCYAIVALALDLVWGYAGLLSLGHGLFFALGGYAMGMYLMRQASGDELPAFMTFLSWTELPWYWIGTEHFWWAMCLVVLAPGLLALVFGFFAFRSRIKGVYFSIMTQALTFAGMLLFFRNETGFGGNNGFTNFRSILGFGITEPGTRAVLFFATVMLLVASLFLGWRLARSKFGRVLTALRDAENRLMFCGYDPRGFKLFVWVLSAVLCGLAGALYVPQVGIINPGEMSPTNSIEAAVWVALGGRGTLIGPLLGAGVVNGMKSWFTVAFPEYWLFFLGALFIVVTLYLPKGVIGLLKKRGEQ